From the Arvicola amphibius chromosome 2, mArvAmp1.2, whole genome shotgun sequence genome, one window contains:
- the LOC119807341 gene encoding uncharacterized protein LOC119807341, whose translation MGGRKMARDKESTYGLEEDSQIPRGPPLRLILVGRTGTGKSATGNTILGRTCFVSKLGAVPVTRSCSWANRKWAGWYVEVVDTPDVFSSEVKQTDPAYSETAHCFLQTSPGPHALLLVTQLGRFTTQDSQVLARVKRVFGEKVMARTVVVFTRKEDLAGESLQDYVQCTDNRALRELVAECGGRVCALNNRTTGPEREAQAEELLGLVAGLVREHGGAYYSNEVYDLVRTLRDSSPQDQVSKVAEMVARRMQRPLRTRLLTGLWDWQKSYRKSWRRGVAIFLGVAFLIYLLVYRKAPQDQNSVRRQPVLLLSFLPGQFLEELPSSQAKPVVFASLPLKHFPMLEGQKKMEGLQKSTYGAIVEGSGEAYCGAESGCLRILLVGKSGCGKSATGNSILLRKAFESRLGAQSVTRTSQAETGTWKGRRLLVVDTPPIFGSEAQDQDMDKDIGDCYLLCAPGPHVLLLVAQLGRFTAQDTTAVRRVKEIFGAGVMRHVIVLFTHKEDLANETLDEFVTHTDNHSLRSLVHECGRRYCAFNNRASGEEQQGQLAELMALVRGLEQECGGSFHSNDLFLHAHVLLSDGCREYQEAYRCYLAKVRQEVERQKRELEGQEGSWVVKMLCRVRTCSCSQIAAAALLIGCGLIFIGILINLYVNRWN comes from the exons atgggaggaaggaagatggcaaGAGACAAGGAAAGCACCTATG GCTTGGAGGAGGATTCACAGATCCCAAGGGGGCCCCCACTGAGGCTCATCCTGGTAGGTAGGACCGGGACCGGCAAGAGTGCCACTGGCAACACCATCCTGGGGCGGACGTGCTTCGTATCCAAGCTGGGGGCTGTGCCTGTTACCAGATCCTGCTCCTGGGCCAACAGGAAATGGGCTGGCTGGTATGTAGAGGTGGTGGACACCCCGGATGTCTTCAGCTCCGAGGTCAAACAGACGGACCCTGCGTACTCGGAGACAGCCCACTGCTTCCTACAGACGTCGCCCGGGCCGCATGCGCTGCTGCTAGTCACCCAGCTGGGTCGCTTCACCACTCAGGACAGCCAGGTGCTGGCCCGGGTGAAGCGGGTGTTCGGGGAGAAGGTGATGGCGCGGACTGTTGTGGTGTTCACTCGCAAGGAGGACCTGGCAGGAGAGTCTCTGCAGGATTACGTGCAATGCACAGACAATCGCGCGCTGCGGGAGCTGGTGGCTGAGTGCGGGGGCCGCGTGTGCGCCCTAAACAACCGAACCACTGGCCCCGAGCGCGAGGCACAAGCTGAGGAGCTGCTGGGCCTGGTCGCTGGCCTGGTGAGGGAGCACGGGGGCGCGTACTACTCCAATGAAGTGTATGATCTGGTGAGGACCCTGCGGGACTCTAGCCCCCAGGACCAAGTCAGCAAGGTGGCAGAGATGGTGGCAAGACGCATGCAGAGGCCGCTGCGCACCAGGCTGCTAACTGGGCTGTGGGACTGGCAGAAATCTTACAGGAAGAGCTGGAGACGGGGCGTGGCTATTTTCCTGGGTGTGGCCTTCCTGATCTACCTGCTGGTCTACAGAAAGGCGCCTCAGGACCAGAACA GTGTGCGGAGGCAGCCAgtcctcctgctctccttcctcccaggTCAGTTCTTGGAGGAGTTGCCATCCTCCCAGGCAAAGCCTGTTGTATTTGCCTCTTTGCCTCTGAAACATTTTCCCATGCTGGAAGGGCAG aagaaaatggaaggcCTCCAGAAGAGCACATATGGAGCCATAGTTGAAG GGAGCGGGGAAGCCTACTGTGGAGCAGAATCGGGCTGCCTGAGGATCCTCTTGGTCGGAAAATCTGGCTGCGGGAAAAGCGCCACAGGGAACAGCATCCTCCTCCGAAAAGCATTTGAGTCTAGGCTTGGAGCCCAGTCAGTGACCAGGACCAGCCAGGCAGAGACGGGCacatggaagggaaggagactgCTAGTGGTAGACACGCCCCCCATCTTTGGATCAGAGGCCCAGGACCAAGACATGGACAAGGACATTGGAGATTGTTACCTGCTGTGTGCCCCAGGACCCCAcgtgctgctgctggtggcccAGCTGGGACGCTTCACAGCTCAGGACACCACAGCCGTGAGGAGGGTGAAGGAGATCTTCGGGGCAGGAGTCATGAGGCACGTGATCGTCCTCTTCACCCACAAGGAAGACctggcaaatgagactttggatgagtTTGTGACCCACACTGACAACCACAGCCTGCGCAGCCTGGTCCACGAGTGTGGGAGGAGGTACTGTGCCTTTAATAACAGGGCCTCAGGGGAAGAGCAGCAGGGGCAGCTGGCAGAGCTCATGGCCCTGGTGAGGGGGCTGGAGCAGGAGTGTGGGGGCTCTTTCCATAGCAATGACCTCTTCCTTCATGCCCATGTGCTCCTTAGCGATGGCTGCAGGGAGTACCAGGAAGCCTACAGGTGCTACCTGgccaaggtgaggcaggaggtgGAGAGGCAGAAGCGGGAGCTGGAGGGGCAGGAGGGCAGCTGGGTGGTTAAGATGCTTTGCAGAGTCAGGACATGCTCGTGCTCCCAAATCGCAGCAGCCGCCCTTCTTATTGGGTGTGGTTTGATTTTTATTGGCATTTTAATAAACTTGTATGTTAACCGGTGGAACTGA